The following coding sequences are from one Pseudomonas oryzae window:
- a CDS encoding response regulator, producing the protein MRILLVEDHPPLAASVAQALRGAGWTVDLLADGMAADHALASEDYALAILDVGLPRLDGFQVLARLRARGKTLPVLMLTARGEVADRVHGLNLGADDYLAKPFELAELEARVKALLRRSVQGGEQQQRCGALVFDLGTRRFSLGAELLNLTSREQAVLQALIARPGRVMSKEQLADQVFGLDEEASPDAIEIYVHRLRKKLEGRGVRIVTFRGLGYLLEACDG; encoded by the coding sequence GTGCGAATCCTGCTGGTCGAAGACCATCCCCCGCTGGCCGCCAGCGTGGCCCAGGCGCTGCGTGGCGCCGGCTGGACCGTGGACCTGCTCGCCGACGGCATGGCCGCCGACCACGCCCTGGCCAGCGAGGACTACGCCCTGGCGATCCTCGACGTCGGCCTGCCGCGCCTGGACGGCTTCCAGGTGCTGGCGCGCCTGCGCGCGCGCGGCAAGACCCTGCCGGTGCTGATGCTCACCGCCCGTGGCGAGGTGGCCGACCGCGTGCACGGCCTCAACCTTGGCGCCGACGACTACCTGGCCAAGCCCTTCGAGCTGGCCGAGCTGGAGGCGCGGGTCAAGGCGCTGCTGCGCCGCAGCGTGCAGGGCGGCGAGCAGCAGCAGCGCTGTGGCGCGCTGGTCTTCGACCTCGGCACCCGGCGCTTCAGCCTCGGTGCCGAGCTGCTCAACCTGACCTCGCGCGAGCAGGCGGTGCTGCAGGCGCTGATCGCCCGCCCCGGGCGGGTGATGAGCAAGGAGCAGCTGGCCGACCAGGTGTTCGGCCTCGACGAGGAGGCCAGCCCCGACGCCATCGAGATCTACGTGCACCGCCTGCGCAAGAAGCTGGAAGGCCGCGGCGTGCGCATCGTCACCTTCCGCGGCCTCGGCTACCTGCTGGAGGCCTGCGATGGCTGA
- a CDS encoding OprD family porin, producing MPIAAWQALPPVRRLALAITACTLAPLAHADFVEDSSASLTTTNIYLNRDFREGSAQNKREEWGQGFLLDIQSGYTEGSVGVGLDALGMLGVKLDSGGGRTGTDLLPVQDDGGTPDQFGRLGLTAKLKVSETELRYGSHIPELPVVKASDSRLLPQVFEGGLLTSKEIAGLTFTGGRLNQVIDRASTNSEDLILNSKNKRFPGGVTSDHLNLAGLDYQFGKSLSGRYFFADLDDVYRQHYFGLLAKQPLGAGTLSADLRLMLSDDSGAARAGEIDNRALNGMLSYALGAHKLGLGYQQMSGDTGYAYIDGSDPFLVNFVQINDFANADERSWQARYDYDFAALGVPGLSFLARYVSGDDAEIAGSSATGSEWERDLELKYVVQSGPLKDLYVRLRNASFRSDFARDADENRLIVGYSLPIW from the coding sequence ATGCCGATTGCCGCCTGGCAGGCCCTGCCGCCTGTCCGCCGCCTGGCCCTGGCCATCACCGCCTGCACCCTCGCCCCGCTGGCCCACGCCGACTTCGTGGAAGACAGCAGCGCCAGCCTGACCACCACCAACATCTACCTCAACCGCGACTTCCGCGAAGGCTCCGCCCAGAACAAGCGCGAGGAATGGGGCCAGGGCTTCCTGCTCGACATCCAGTCCGGCTACACCGAAGGCAGCGTCGGCGTCGGCCTCGACGCCCTCGGCATGCTCGGCGTCAAGCTCGACTCCGGTGGTGGACGCACCGGCACCGACCTGCTGCCGGTACAGGACGACGGCGGCACCCCGGACCAGTTCGGCCGCCTGGGCCTGACCGCCAAGCTCAAGGTGTCCGAAACCGAGCTGCGCTACGGCTCGCACATCCCCGAGCTGCCGGTGGTCAAGGCCAGCGACAGCCGCCTGCTGCCGCAGGTGTTCGAAGGCGGCCTGCTCACCTCCAAGGAGATCGCCGGCCTGACCTTCACCGGCGGGCGCCTGAACCAGGTGATCGACCGCGCCTCGACCAACTCCGAGGACCTGATCCTCAACAGCAAGAACAAGCGCTTCCCCGGCGGCGTCACCAGCGACCACCTCAATCTCGCCGGCCTCGACTACCAGTTCGGCAAGAGCCTGAGCGGCCGCTACTTCTTCGCCGACCTCGACGACGTCTACCGCCAGCACTACTTCGGCCTGCTCGCCAAGCAGCCGCTCGGTGCCGGCACCCTCAGCGCCGACCTGCGCCTGATGCTCAGCGACGACAGCGGCGCCGCCCGCGCCGGCGAGATCGACAACCGCGCGCTGAACGGCATGCTCAGCTACGCCCTGGGCGCCCACAAGCTCGGTCTCGGTTATCAGCAGATGAGCGGCGACACCGGCTACGCCTACATCGACGGCAGCGACCCGTTCCTAGTCAACTTCGTGCAGATCAACGACTTCGCCAACGCCGACGAGCGCTCCTGGCAGGCGCGCTACGACTACGACTTCGCCGCCCTCGGCGTGCCCGGCCTGAGCTTCCTCGCCCGCTACGTCAGCGGCGACGACGCCGAGATCGCCGGCAGCAGCGCCACCGGCAGCGAGTGGGAGCGCGACCTCGAGCTCAAGTACGTGGTGCAGAGCGGCCCGCTCAAGGACCTTTACGTGCGCCTGCGCAACGCCAGCTTCCGCTCCGACTTCGCCCGCGACGCGGACGAGAACCGGCTGATCGTCGGCTACAGCCTGCCGATCTGGTAA
- a CDS encoding Bug family tripartite tricarboxylate transporter substrate binding protein: protein MHTAITRIALAAAGLAFAGQLLAAEPKRPECIAPAKPGGGFDLTCKLAQSGLKDGGLLEAPMRVTYMPGGVGAVAYNAVVAQRPKDPGTITAFSSGSLLNLAQGKFGRYDENAVRWLAAIGTDYGAISVRADAPWQTLGELVEAVKQDPGSVVFGAGATIGGQDWMQTALIARAAGVDPQKLRYVAFEGGGETLTAMLGGHVQVTSSGLGEITPQLAAGKIRVLAVLSDERLPGKLASIPTAREQGFDISWPVIRGFYMGPEVKDEDYAWWKGQFDKMLASEDFAQLREQRDLFPLAMSGDELRAFVLKQVAQYKQLAGEFGLVQ from the coding sequence ATGCACACTGCTATCACCCGCATCGCCCTCGCCGCCGCCGGCCTCGCCTTCGCCGGCCAGCTGCTCGCCGCCGAGCCCAAGCGCCCGGAATGCATCGCCCCGGCCAAGCCCGGCGGCGGCTTCGACCTGACCTGCAAGCTGGCGCAGAGCGGCCTCAAGGACGGCGGCCTGCTCGAGGCGCCGATGCGCGTCACCTACATGCCCGGCGGCGTCGGCGCGGTGGCCTACAACGCGGTGGTCGCCCAAAGGCCCAAGGATCCGGGCACCATCACCGCCTTCTCCTCGGGCTCGCTGCTCAACCTGGCGCAGGGCAAGTTCGGCCGCTACGACGAGAACGCGGTCAGGTGGCTGGCCGCCATCGGCACCGACTACGGCGCCATCTCGGTGCGCGCCGACGCGCCCTGGCAGACCCTCGGCGAACTGGTCGAGGCGGTGAAGCAGGATCCGGGCAGCGTGGTGTTCGGCGCCGGCGCCACCATCGGCGGCCAGGACTGGATGCAGACCGCGCTGATCGCCCGCGCCGCCGGCGTCGACCCGCAGAAGCTGCGCTACGTCGCCTTCGAGGGCGGCGGCGAGACCCTCACCGCCATGCTCGGCGGCCACGTGCAGGTCACCTCCAGCGGCCTCGGCGAGATCACCCCGCAGCTGGCCGCCGGCAAGATCCGCGTGCTCGCCGTGCTGTCCGACGAGCGCCTGCCCGGCAAGCTGGCCAGCATCCCCACCGCCAGGGAGCAGGGCTTCGACATCAGCTGGCCGGTGATCCGCGGCTTCTACATGGGCCCGGAGGTCAAGGACGAGGACTACGCCTGGTGGAAGGGCCAGTTCGACAAGATGCTGGCCAGCGAGGATTTCGCCCAGCTGCGTGAACAGCGTGATCTGTTCCCCCTGGCCATGAGCGGCGACGAACTGCGCGCCTTCGTGCTCAAGCAGGTCGCCCAGTACAAGCAGCTGGCCGGCGAGTTCGGTCTGGTCCAGTAA
- a CDS encoding tripartite tricarboxylate transporter TctB family protein: MYDRLFGSVWLLLCAGLAVIAWGFQAPFSYDPVGPRAYPLLLLGLLGAGALWLVLRPTVHAHLLSRPQSLRALLCVAGLLAYALLFEPLGFVPATALAGAGLGLLFGGRPLPCVLSGVLMGVLLYVLFDLLLDVPLPLGVFEFLVE; encoded by the coding sequence ATGTATGACCGCCTGTTCGGCTCGGTCTGGTTGCTGCTGTGCGCCGGACTGGCCGTGATCGCCTGGGGGTTCCAGGCCCCCTTCTCCTATGACCCAGTCGGACCGCGCGCCTACCCGCTGCTGCTGCTCGGCCTGCTCGGCGCCGGCGCGCTGTGGCTGGTGCTGCGCCCGACCGTGCACGCACACCTGCTGAGCCGCCCGCAGAGCCTGCGCGCCCTGCTCTGCGTCGCCGGCCTGCTGGCCTACGCCCTGCTGTTCGAGCCGCTGGGCTTCGTCCCGGCCACCGCCCTGGCCGGCGCCGGCCTCGGCCTGCTGTTCGGCGGCCGCCCGCTGCCCTGCGTGCTGTCCGGGGTGCTGATGGGCGTGCTGCTCTACGTGCTGTTCGACCTGCTGCTGGACGTGCCCCTGCCGCTGGGCGTGTTCGAATTCCTCGTGGAGTGA
- a CDS encoding tripartite tricarboxylate transporter permease, whose amino-acid sequence METLNFLLQGFDVALRPLNLLMALFGAFVGTIVGMLPGLGPINGVALLLPLAFALGLPPETALILLAAVYLGCEYGGRISAILLNVPGDAAAIMTTIDGYPLAKQGKAGIALSLSAMSSFIGSTIATFGVVLFAPILANWAVAFGPAEYFVLMVFAITCLGGLVGDKPVKTLMAALMGLALATVGVDATTGVYRFTFDSVSLSDGIQFVIVVIGLFSVSEILLMLEHTHSGQQAVKAGGRMLFNFKEFCLVGWTAVRSALSGFVIGTLPGAGATIASAMAYMNEKRIAGPSGRFGQGDLRGLAAPEAANNASACGSMIPMLTLGVPGSGTTAVMIGALTLYNITPGPLLFEQQPDVVWGLIASLFIGNVILLVMNIPLVGLFSRMLSVPNWILVPAIIIVSLVGVWAVHSTTFDLVLMIALGVFGYLLRKMDFPLSALILGFVLGELMEDNLRRALSISSGELGILWSSPITLVLWALVAVMLALPGIRWWRARRKAPAADASAA is encoded by the coding sequence ATGGAAACCTTGAACTTCCTGCTGCAGGGCTTCGACGTCGCCCTGCGCCCGCTCAACCTGCTGATGGCGCTGTTCGGCGCCTTCGTCGGCACCATCGTCGGCATGCTGCCGGGCCTCGGCCCGATCAACGGCGTGGCCCTGCTGCTGCCGCTGGCCTTCGCCCTCGGCCTGCCGCCGGAAACCGCGCTGATCCTGCTGGCCGCCGTGTACCTGGGCTGCGAGTACGGCGGGCGCATCTCCGCCATCCTGCTCAACGTGCCGGGCGACGCCGCGGCGATCATGACCACCATCGACGGCTATCCGCTGGCCAAGCAGGGCAAGGCCGGCATCGCCCTGTCGCTGTCGGCGATGAGTTCGTTCATCGGCAGCACCATCGCCACCTTCGGCGTGGTGCTGTTCGCGCCGATCCTCGCCAACTGGGCGGTGGCCTTCGGCCCGGCCGAGTACTTCGTGCTGATGGTGTTCGCCATCACCTGCCTGGGCGGTCTGGTCGGCGACAAGCCGGTGAAGACCCTGATGGCCGCGCTGATGGGCCTGGCGCTGGCCACCGTCGGCGTCGATGCCACCACCGGCGTGTACCGCTTCACCTTCGACAGCGTCAGTCTGTCCGACGGCATCCAGTTCGTCATCGTGGTGATCGGCCTGTTCAGCGTCAGCGAGATCCTGCTGATGCTCGAGCACACCCACAGCGGCCAACAGGCGGTCAAGGCCGGCGGGCGCATGCTGTTCAACTTCAAGGAGTTCTGCCTGGTCGGCTGGACCGCGGTGCGCAGCGCGCTGAGCGGCTTCGTCATCGGCACCCTGCCGGGCGCCGGGGCGACCATCGCCAGCGCCATGGCCTACATGAACGAGAAGCGCATCGCCGGACCGTCCGGTCGTTTCGGCCAGGGCGACCTGCGCGGCCTGGCCGCGCCGGAGGCGGCCAACAACGCCTCGGCCTGCGGCTCGATGATCCCCATGCTGACCCTCGGCGTGCCGGGCTCGGGCACTACCGCGGTGATGATCGGCGCGCTGACCCTGTACAACATCACCCCGGGTCCCCTGCTGTTCGAGCAGCAGCCCGACGTGGTGTGGGGCCTGATCGCCTCGCTGTTCATCGGCAACGTCATCCTGCTGGTGATGAACATCCCGCTGGTCGGCCTGTTCTCGCGCATGCTCAGCGTGCCGAACTGGATCCTGGTGCCGGCGATCATCATCGTCAGCCTGGTCGGCGTGTGGGCGGTGCACAGCACCACCTTCGACCTGGTGCTGATGATCGCCCTCGGCGTGTTCGGCTACCTGCTGCGCAAGATGGACTTCCCGCTGTCGGCGCTGATCCTCGGCTTCGTCCTTGGCGAGCTGATGGAAGACAACCTGCGCCGCGCCCTGTCGATCTCCAGCGGCGAGCTGGGCATCCTCTGGTCCAGCCCGATCACCCTGGTGCTCTGGGCGCTGGTGGCCGTGATGCTGGCGCTGCCCGGGATCCGCTGGTGGCGCGCGCGCCGCAAGGCGCCGGCAGCCGATGCCTCTGCCGCCTGA
- a CDS encoding AbrB family transcriptional regulator yields the protein MPLPPDARGILSGILAGLAGGFLASLAGWPLPWLLGSLLGVALARCAGLPAAPLPAGRQAGQWLVACAVGLHVSREAALALLDHLPLLLAGAVGTLLLTLIGIAVLRRGGVDPATAFFASLPGGASEMVNLARRHDAEPAQVAAAHSLRLLLVLLLVPAAFAWGLPPPPVAPSAPTDWPALAVLLAGGLLAARLWRRLGQPNPWMLGPLLLCALASASLDLQLAVPDGLARGGQWLLGCALGMHFDRAFFRRAPGFLVRVLIFSLLTMLAAVLLGAGLGLLGGGDGRALMLGSMPGGITELGLTAQSLQLPVALVSAQQLLRLLLVMLLAEPLYLRWRRLAADQRRS from the coding sequence ATGCCTCTGCCGCCTGATGCCCGCGGCATCCTGAGCGGCATCCTGGCCGGACTGGCGGGGGGCTTCCTCGCCAGCCTGGCCGGCTGGCCGCTGCCGTGGCTGCTCGGTTCCCTGCTCGGTGTGGCGCTGGCGCGCTGCGCCGGTCTCCCCGCCGCCCCGCTGCCCGCCGGTCGCCAGGCCGGGCAATGGCTGGTGGCCTGCGCCGTCGGCCTGCATGTCTCCCGCGAGGCCGCCCTCGCCCTCCTCGACCACCTGCCGCTGCTGCTCGCCGGCGCCGTCGGCACCCTGCTGCTGACCCTGATCGGCATCGCCGTGCTCAGGCGCGGCGGCGTCGATCCGGCCACCGCCTTCTTCGCCAGCCTGCCGGGCGGCGCCAGCGAGATGGTCAACCTGGCGCGCCGCCACGACGCCGAGCCGGCCCAGGTGGCCGCCGCGCACAGCCTGCGCCTGCTGCTGGTCCTGCTCTTGGTACCCGCCGCGTTCGCCTGGGGCCTGCCGCCTCCGCCCGTTGCGCCGTCAGCACCGACCGACTGGCCGGCGCTGGCCGTGCTGCTGGCCGGCGGCCTGCTCGCCGCGCGACTCTGGCGCCGCCTCGGCCAGCCCAACCCGTGGATGCTCGGCCCACTGCTGCTGTGCGCGCTGGCCAGCGCCAGCCTCGACCTGCAGCTGGCCGTGCCCGACGGCCTGGCGCGCGGCGGCCAGTGGCTGCTCGGCTGCGCCCTGGGCATGCACTTCGACCGCGCCTTCTTCCGCCGCGCGCCCGGCTTCCTCGTCCGCGTGCTCATCTTCAGCCTGCTGACCATGCTCGCCGCCGTGCTGCTCGGCGCCGGCCTCGGCCTGCTCGGCGGCGGCGACGGCCGGGCGCTGATGCTCGGCAGCATGCCCGGCGGCATCACCGAACTGGGCCTGACCGCGCAGAGCCTGCAGCTGCCGGTAGCGCTGGTCAGCGCCCAGCAGTTGCTGCGCCTCTTGCTGGTGATGCTGCTGGCCGAGCCGCTGTACCTGCGCTGGCGGCGCCTGGCTGCCGACCAGCGCCGCTCCTGA
- a CDS encoding DUF6279 family lipoprotein, whose product MSRLALFARSLGLLLVLLMLAACSRLELAYRNLDRLIEWKLDDYLSLDAAQSDWLEARLDAHLAWHCRHELPRYLDWLDRQRPLLAASPAPEQLEGPLAQTRQLLQPTLLQVAPDAARLLAGLSKAQIDELEGNLATEQRKLRERYLGGSREKRLAERMERAETRLEFWLGPLYPQQRAYLRFWASRQEANVRPWLDFRERWQAHLLAELRQSPPAERAARLQPLFGEPERYWGADYRRTLEHTQQILAELLSELWASATPAQRAHLMQRLDHLHEDLAGLPCAG is encoded by the coding sequence ATGTCCCGCCTCGCCCTGTTCGCCCGCTCGCTCGGTCTGCTGCTGGTTCTGCTGATGCTGGCGGCCTGCAGTCGCCTGGAACTGGCCTATCGCAACCTCGACCGCCTGATCGAGTGGAAGCTGGACGACTACCTGAGCCTCGATGCCGCGCAGAGCGACTGGCTGGAGGCACGTCTCGACGCGCACCTGGCCTGGCACTGCCGCCACGAGTTGCCGCGCTATCTCGACTGGCTCGATCGCCAGCGGCCGCTGCTGGCCGCCAGCCCTGCCCCCGAGCAGCTGGAAGGGCCGCTCGCGCAGACGCGCCAGCTGCTGCAGCCGACCCTGCTCCAGGTCGCCCCGGATGCCGCCCGCCTGCTGGCCGGGCTGAGCAAGGCGCAGATCGACGAGCTGGAGGGCAACCTGGCCACGGAGCAGCGCAAGCTGCGCGAGCGCTATCTCGGCGGCAGCCGCGAGAAGCGCCTGGCGGAGCGGATGGAACGCGCCGAGACGCGCCTGGAGTTCTGGCTGGGACCGCTGTATCCACAGCAGCGCGCCTACCTGCGCTTCTGGGCCAGCCGCCAGGAGGCCAACGTGCGGCCCTGGCTGGACTTCCGCGAGCGCTGGCAGGCCCACCTGCTGGCCGAGCTGCGCCAGTCGCCGCCGGCAGAGCGCGCCGCGCGCCTGCAGCCGCTGTTCGGCGAGCCCGAACGCTACTGGGGCGCGGACTACCGCAGGACGCTCGAGCACACCCAACAGATCCTCGCCGAGCTGCTCAGCGAGCTGTGGGCCAGCGCCACGCCCGCGCAGCGCGCGCACCTCATGCAGAGGCTGGACCACCTGCACGAGGACCTGGCCGGCCTGCCCTGCGCGGGCTGA
- the ung gene encoding uracil-DNA glycosylase, with translation MSAAQDRIKLEPGWKAALHEEFDKPYMQALGEFLRSEKAAGKQIFPPGGLIFNALDSTPLAQVKVVIIGQDPYHGPGQAHGLCFSVQPGVPVPPSLQNIFKELKRDLNIDPPNHGCLQHWAEQGVLLLNTSLTVEQGKAGSHAAAGWQPFTDRVIEVVSRERPHLVFLLWGAHAQSKERLIDPTKHLILRSPHPSPLSAHRGFIGNGHFGRTNKFLEQHGLAPIDWRLPAL, from the coding sequence ATGAGCGCCGCGCAGGATCGCATCAAACTCGAACCGGGCTGGAAGGCGGCCTTGCACGAGGAGTTCGACAAGCCCTACATGCAGGCGCTCGGCGAGTTCCTGCGCAGCGAGAAGGCGGCCGGCAAGCAGATCTTTCCGCCAGGCGGGCTGATCTTCAACGCGCTCGACTCCACGCCGCTGGCGCAGGTCAAGGTGGTGATCATCGGCCAGGACCCCTACCACGGCCCGGGCCAGGCCCACGGGCTGTGCTTCTCGGTGCAGCCCGGCGTGCCGGTGCCGCCGTCGCTGCAGAACATCTTCAAGGAGCTCAAGCGCGACCTGAACATCGACCCGCCCAACCACGGCTGCCTGCAGCACTGGGCGGAGCAGGGCGTGCTGCTGCTCAACACCTCGCTGACCGTCGAGCAGGGCAAGGCCGGCTCGCACGCGGCTGCCGGCTGGCAGCCGTTCACCGACCGGGTGATCGAGGTGGTCAGCCGCGAGCGGCCGCATCTGGTGTTCCTGCTGTGGGGCGCCCACGCGCAGAGCAAGGAGCGTCTGATCGACCCGACCAAGCACCTGATCCTGCGCTCGCCGCACCCCTCGCCGCTGTCCGCGCACCGTGGCTTCATCGGCAACGGCCACTTCGGTCGCACCAACAAGTTCCTCGAGCAGCACGGCCTGGCGCCCATCGACTGGCGTCTGCCGGCGCTCTGA
- a CDS encoding ABC transporter substrate-binding protein, giving the protein MRRLACLSLLLATFAIHAAPAGNPLKIGLNYPRTGNDKAEGLEQMRGALLAVEQINAAGGVLGRPLQLETANSASRTETAVKNVDRLQARGVAMVFGGATSEEVIAASQRAREHGLLYFATLAYANEVTGQHGHRYLFRESGSARMSARVLGEYLAIHQPRRRYFHITRDDAWGRSMESALRESTSSQDKARHGRRSLAASGARLADMRSALEAAAKSQADVLVLNLLGNDLVQIMSLVDQLGLNRRLQIIVPHLTKPLVEQIGPSIMTGVIGTETWTWRSPQMEKSAAGDDFVREFIADNQEYPGSTAASTYAIVRQWADAVARAGSSDSEAVIRALEGHRYQLLKGPQEWRAFDHQNVQDIYAVRVRPREEIMRDPLKQDYFEVIHRMRGEQAAVALDDWEQERDSLTLE; this is encoded by the coding sequence ATGCGTCGACTCGCCTGCCTGAGCCTGCTGCTCGCAACCTTCGCCATCCACGCCGCACCGGCCGGCAATCCGCTGAAGATCGGCCTCAACTACCCGCGCACCGGCAACGACAAGGCCGAGGGGCTGGAGCAGATGCGCGGCGCCCTGCTGGCGGTGGAGCAGATCAACGCCGCCGGCGGCGTGCTCGGCCGGCCACTGCAGCTGGAGACCGCCAACAGCGCCTCGCGGACGGAAACCGCGGTGAAGAACGTCGACCGCCTGCAGGCCAGGGGGGTGGCCATGGTCTTCGGCGGCGCCACCAGCGAGGAGGTGATCGCCGCCAGCCAGCGCGCCCGCGAGCACGGCCTGCTGTACTTCGCCACCCTGGCCTACGCCAACGAGGTGACCGGTCAGCACGGCCACCGCTACCTGTTCCGCGAGTCCGGCAGCGCGCGGATGAGCGCCCGGGTGCTCGGCGAGTACCTGGCCATCCACCAGCCGCGCCGGCGCTACTTCCACATCACCCGCGACGACGCCTGGGGACGCAGCATGGAAAGCGCGCTGCGCGAAAGCACCTCCAGCCAGGACAAGGCGCGTCACGGCCGGCGCAGCCTGGCCGCCAGCGGCGCGCGCCTGGCCGACATGCGCAGCGCGCTGGAGGCGGCGGCCAAGAGCCAGGCGGACGTGCTGGTGCTCAACCTGCTCGGCAACGACCTGGTGCAGATCATGAGCCTGGTCGACCAGCTGGGCCTCAACCGCCGCCTGCAGATCATCGTCCCGCACCTGACCAAGCCGCTGGTCGAGCAGATCGGCCCGTCGATCATGACCGGGGTGATCGGCACCGAGACCTGGACCTGGCGGAGCCCGCAGATGGAGAAGAGCGCCGCCGGCGACGACTTCGTCCGCGAGTTCATCGCCGACAACCAGGAATATCCGGGCAGTACCGCCGCCTCCACCTACGCCATCGTCCGCCAGTGGGCCGATGCGGTGGCGCGCGCCGGCAGCAGCGACAGCGAGGCGGTGATCCGCGCGCTCGAAGGCCACCGCTACCAGTTGCTCAAGGGCCCCCAGGAGTGGCGCGCCTTCGACCACCAGAACGTGCAGGACATCTACGCCGTGCGCGTGCGCCCGCGCGAGGAGATCATGCGCGACCCGCTCAAGCAGGACTACTTCGAGGTCATCCACCGCATGCGCGGCGAGCAGGCCGCGGTGGCGCTGGACGACTGGGAACAGGAGCGCGACAGCCTGACCCTCGAGTGA
- a CDS encoding ABC transporter substrate-binding protein, translating to MKRTFTALALWAGLCTTAAAADPITLGLNYPRTGSYKEEGLAQMRGALLAVDEINAQGGVLGRPLRLISRDTASRPEKAVNNVERLVNDGAVMLFGGASSAVAIAASKRAKELGVLYFGTLTYSNDTTGKNGHRYMFRECNSAWMSARVLGQYLAKTMPNKRYFYVTADYTWGHTSESSLRQTTGSTDTRSNPGLKVPFPGARLADYRDALTQAASSDADVLALVLFGDDLVRAMRIAEDLGLTKRMQVVAPNLTQSIVEQAGPGLMAGVIGTEPWTWRVPELEKSEPGMAFVKNYSARYELMPSSSAASAYSIVHQWADAAERTGSLDSEKLIKSLEGHKYQLLKGPQEWRSFDHQNVQTVYAVKVKSRDEIMKDRSKQDYFEIVGRLDGPLAAPTLDEWKQERTAAGQPPQLQ from the coding sequence ATGAAGCGTACTTTTACTGCTCTAGCCCTGTGGGCCGGACTGTGCACCACTGCCGCAGCTGCCGACCCCATCACTCTCGGGCTCAACTACCCGCGTACCGGCAGCTACAAGGAAGAAGGCCTCGCGCAGATGCGCGGCGCCCTGCTCGCCGTCGACGAGATCAACGCCCAGGGCGGCGTCCTCGGCCGACCGCTGCGCCTGATCAGCCGCGATACCGCCTCGCGCCCGGAAAAAGCCGTGAACAACGTCGAACGCCTGGTCAACGATGGCGCAGTCATGCTGTTCGGCGGCGCCTCCAGCGCCGTGGCGATCGCCGCCAGCAAACGGGCCAAGGAACTCGGCGTGCTGTACTTCGGCACCCTCACCTACTCCAACGACACCACCGGCAAGAACGGCCACCGCTACATGTTCCGCGAGTGCAACAGCGCGTGGATGAGCGCCCGCGTGCTCGGCCAGTACCTGGCCAAGACCATGCCGAACAAGCGCTACTTCTACGTGACCGCGGACTACACCTGGGGCCACACCAGCGAGAGCTCGCTGCGCCAGACCACCGGCAGCACCGACACCCGCAGCAACCCGGGTCTCAAGGTACCCTTCCCCGGCGCACGCCTGGCCGACTATCGCGATGCGCTGACCCAGGCCGCCAGCAGCGATGCCGACGTGCTCGCCCTGGTGCTGTTCGGCGACGACCTGGTGCGCGCCATGCGCATCGCCGAGGACCTCGGCCTGACCAAGCGCATGCAGGTGGTCGCGCCCAACCTGACCCAGAGCATCGTCGAGCAGGCCGGCCCCGGCCTGATGGCTGGCGTGATCGGTACCGAGCCGTGGACCTGGCGCGTTCCGGAGCTGGAGAAGTCCGAGCCGGGCATGGCCTTCGTCAAGAACTACAGCGCCCGCTACGAGCTGATGCCGTCGAGCTCGGCCGCCTCGGCCTACAGCATCGTCCACCAGTGGGCCGACGCCGCCGAGCGCACCGGCAGCCTGGACAGCGAGAAGCTGATCAAGTCCCTGGAAGGCCACAAGTACCAGTTGCTCAAGGGGCCGCAGGAGTGGCGCAGCTTCGACCACCAGAACGTGCAGACCGTCTACGCGGTGAAGGTGAAGTCGCGTGACGAGATCATGAAGGACCGCTCCAAGCAGGACTACTTCGAGATCGTCGGCCGCCTCGACGGCCCCCTCGCCGCGCCGACCCTGGACGAGTGGAAGCAGGAACGCACCGCCGCCGGCCAGCCGCCGCAACTGCAGTAA